The Apium graveolens cultivar Ventura chromosome 10, ASM990537v1, whole genome shotgun sequence nucleotide sequence ggggggttagtggtcacatTTGTTGAATAATCATACCCAATGGGTTGAGGATTCAAAGGTGCTTGTAActgctgaaattggggattcgtcccttgaagAGTCGGGGTATTCGTCCCTTGAGGCTGTGCCTCAGTTGCTCCTACCAGAGTCCCTCCTTGGGTGGAGGCGTAGGTTAAATGCAGGGGTATCTCCACTACTGAAGAGATTGGTTGAGTTGTCCTAGCcggtgttccttcaggggcgtTATTTATGCGTcgtgtgttcaccatggttgttgttatgctttgCGATAGATGGtgccaaatattatggataaaaacttaagGTGTATTTATTTCTAGGGTTCATGAGCTTCAAGGctcaatttgactgctcttgtatttcgtgacacaatctgccttaacaagatgcctacgtaccttgctgtatgccaaggatcaagtcaaaaaatgtagttctgttTGTGgagtgagaccccttatataggcatgggATACCTTTGAATTATGCTGGGGTTAGCAGACTTTGTAGACAAGTCTCAGATTTAagatggactttggagtcctacaATGCAaaaaattgattccttatcctatgagatttcttggaggccaatgTCTAAGGAATCGtgtccttatttggactttacttatcagctgatttatcccaTATCAATTAATTactaaattaattaatattcagggtttaGGGCCCTTTATAATGGGCTTAATTGTCATCCCAATCCGGGTATAATTAAtacgatattaattacgcaatcagggtttgTTTTACTCCCTATCACTGagaattttgattttttattGGTATTTTTTCGACTCATTTTCACCCGCAGCTTTGTTCGATAAAATGCATAATGCGAGATAAAACTCGGGCCTTCGAGATTACAATGACacgtgtcaaaatcttataaaataattttgacaCGTATCTGGTCTAATTGATACATGTAGGCTCAGCAGAGCTATCAATTGCATGTTACTAATTCATTTCCTAATTTCTAAGATTAATTCTTTAACCTCCTTTTATTCTATCTCTCTTATCATCTCTCTGGATATCTTTCCTCTCTATCTCTCCCTCTCTGTTCTCTTTTCTCTCCTTTCCTCCCCGTTTTCTCTCCTCTCCCCTATTGTTTCTTGGTTGCCGCTGCCGTGTGTTGCTCCGGTGAGTAGCCGCCAGTGGTGTTTGATTGTGTTGTGGGTTCTGTGTTGCATATGTATACATACgatatgtgtgtgtgtttaattatatgtatatatgtgtggTGTTGTGTATGCAAGTCTGTGTGTGTGCTTCCTTCTCTAGCCCTTTTTTTTCCGGCCGGTTGCTGCATTTTTCCGGTTGCCTGTGTTGTTTGGTACACGCGCGTGCGTGTATTGCTTGAAGTGGCTGATTCTTTTTTATGTTTCCTGAATTTCTGATGAATTGATTGGTGAAATTTGAGTGGTTATTTTTGGTGGTTTATTCGATTAACTTCTAAAAAATtgaagtaaataaataaaatgagttgtatttttatttttagaacgaaatagttaattagtaaatattaGATTTGGATTGATTGCTTGATTGATTGGTTGTTGCGAGTCGATTATGTTTGAACGGGTAGTCTAGTAAATTGAGGAGTCCCTGTCCAatttttctgaaaaattattttagatACAAAAAGCGTactatattatattaaatattttattattatcgTAAGTATCGATTATGTGAATATccatataaataatattatactAGTCGGGTTTATTGGATTGGGTTAGTTAGATTCTGAAGATATCAAGCATGTCAgaataactaattagggtattctgttacTTTAGATCCCAGTCGAGGTTTGCGAGGACTAGAGTCAGACTAAAGAAGCTACCCTACGAATTTATGAgaaagcattgcaaggcaagtacccttaaccatacttttatggttcagtatatatgaatgaactattgttttattttcaaacaggaacaaaaatgttttaagttacgtatcccctgtaattataattatttgtttaaatcatgttttagggaaaagtaacttcgaaaaggTACCTATCTCCAACTGAAAATGATTTTCGAACAAAGTTTATGTGTGCTGTTGAACGAACTTTTTAAAATTGAGATAGGTACAAGtaatttgaaaactggataaaaatgatcagatattggataagGTTGTGTAAGAGGCCAGAGTGGTCCAGCAtgcactacgccatagatggcctaacTGAACATTTGAGTAGGGGTGTTACCTTAAATTATGTTATTATAGATGTGAAATTTTCACTCTATCACAACATCTACACGCGGGTTACTAAAGGTATAGTATTGTGTTGCCATACGCCACTGAGGTGTTATAGAGGTAACATGATATAATGTGTTGCTATAGGCTAAgaataaaaaaattgattttgaccaaaaattaaatttgtatttaaaatatgttatttggataaaataattcattgatttgTCTCAAAAAGTAAGATTACATCAAGTAATAACATTTTATTTGAatataaaattcataaattttatTGTGTTACTATAAACTATAAAAAAGTAAATTTTAATATTAAGTCATGATAAAATAATTGGTTAAAACTAATTGATGTTaaaaactaattttaattttagtatcaaaactaataattaaattttaatttgaatcaataaaatatatatttttagaaaataacaTTGTGTAATAACCTTGCATTTTTTGAAATTAGTTAaagtaataaataattaaaatatatgcagtttcaaaaatattataataattataaaaaaaaatggGTTGGGCTGAAATTAGGGTTCTCTCTCCGCTTCTTCACTTACTTTCTCTCCGTCTAAATTAAGGGTTGATACTATGTTTAGATTCAATTAATGGGTCAACGAGATTCAACTGGAATTCAAGGTTCAATTAGGGTTCAAGCCTTGATTTCGCTTCTCTTCATTCGTTTTGATTTTGAGGTATAATCATCACTTTACTGCCATAAATTTAggattttaagaataatattgaTGTGTGAAGTGATAAtgataattttttaattatttatgttCTTGTTTTGATTGCCTTAGTGCCCTAATTAGTTGCTAGATGTTTATGTTTGTTTTGGTGATATTGAAAGATTTAGTTTGAACAAGACCAGAATAAGAATAATTTCTGGTTTCATTTTCTAGTATTACATTTCCGAGATAATGTAGCTCAACACTTTTCTTTATTATGTTACTGAACTTGCATGATTCAGGTGAAGATCAGGTTCTTCTTGCAATAGCGAAAGAGTTGGGGGTGTTTATTCCTTATATTGGAGGTGTGGAGCACGCTCATATTTTGCTCACCCCTTTGGAAACCCTTTGCACTATTGAAGAAACCTGTGTCAGGGACAAAGCTGTTGAATCACTTTGTAGAATTGGATCACAAATGAAGGAGAGTGATTTAAATGAATGGTTTATTCCTCTAGTGAAGGTTGGTTGATGATTACAGAATAAATTGATTATAGGATGTGTAATTTACTACTCTATCTTTTTAGCAGTGCATCATAGTCTTTAGTTTGCATCTTGATAACGAAAGAAATGTGCATCATAGTCTTTAGTCTTTGTATACATTGATGTATAGAACCCAAACGCAAAATAAAACTTCCCCTGATATTAGTCTTATGATTACGAACATTTGAACAACTTCTAACTAGGCACAAGCTAAATGCATCTTTAAGAAAGGGACATTATATAATATGAGTTGTTTGATCTTTCAACAGGGATGTGTTGACAGGATCAGAGGGATGAAACTGGTCTGAACCACTGCACTGGACAATATTTTGATTCCTGGCATTGTATCGATAAATGTGTACGTGTATCTTCTTTATCGTTTCATTCATTTCCTTTCAGTCTATAAAGGTATCTTCTGTATATATATAGATGACCAGGTCAGACTGTCCTGAAGTCTGCAGTCTTATTTTCGCTTCCTCTTATCTGGTTTTACTACTAGTGTAGGCATCAGTTTGAATATTCTGCAGAAGCCCCTATTGTAAACGGGACCTGTATAAATCATGTCTGACTAGTAAATACTAATAGCCTTTGAAAAAATGTGTCAAATTATCTATTACTTTAGGCTTGATTTAAGGGATTGACAGGCTTTTTTGCTTACTAAGTATAGGGCTTCTGGTTGGTCCAAAAACTCATCAAATTTCTAGCATTTCCAAGTTGTTACTTTTCTTGTATGCAGGATATAGATAATATCAATTATGAGACTGAATATAGAAAAGAGTGGTGCACTAGCAAAGGCAAACCAGCACCCTGCTTTCTTTTTGCAAGGAAATTCACTCGGCCTGCAGCTCTGCGACTACTCAATATGGCAAGTTACACCAGCATTTTAGACACACATTTTACGTATATAGATAAACTGCATATTTTTTTCTTATACTTGGTTGTATTAGTTCATTTGGTACTCTTAGGCGTCTTAGCCAAGTCTTATATAGGGGGTATGAGTATTTAAACTGTATGAGTATTTAAACTTCTATGGCCGACCATAAAAATACAAATTTTAGGCACTGAATCAACTTGATTTCTGACGGGAGATTGGAGTTAAGTGCTTATTCTTTTGGTAAGTGCTCGTTCTTCTTCTTCTGTGTTTGAGCTTGATTTCTGACGGGAGAATTGCATGGGTTTGCCAAGCTCGGTTCACCAGAAAAGATTCAAATGTATTTGCAGTACCTCCATTAAGGGATTATACATTTTGGTTTGTGTGATTTTTGGATGATCAGGATTGTAAAAGGATTTGTTATTGGTAGGAGAGGGTATTACATTTAGATTTGGTGTGTATTTCTATCTAAAATTATTATCTTGGCTGGAATTACTAGAGAATCATGAAGTTTTTGAGTCTTGTTAGTAATTCCTTTGGTTGTTCTGCATCCGGGGAACGCTTGGTTTCTGCTGTGAGAGATGGAGATCTTCAGGAAGCTAAAGCTTTATTGGAATATAATCCCCGTCTTGCTAGGTATTCAACTTTTGGTGTCCGGAATTCCCCTCTTCATTATTTTGCAGCTCAGGGCCACCATGAGGTATATATAGTTCATATTAGCTTAAGCTTGTGTATTAAATTTGTTATCTGATTAGTACTCACTACTCATATTGTCAGATGCTCTTATAGTTTAATGTATGAAAAATAAATGTGTTTATACTTAAGACTTTGCTTCATCTTCATAGATAGTTTCACTGCTGCTCGAGTCCGGAGTTGATATAAATCTCAGAAATTACCGCGAACAGGTTAATATTACTTGTCTTTGTTCATTAAAATATTACCATGTTCCTCTCTTGGAATTATATAGTCAATTTCTCTGCTTAGTTTATGTCCATACTTTCACCATCGTAATATTAAGTTttgtatttaaattaaatttaagatgTTTTCACTAAGAAATTAATTGATGAATACATGTTTGTGGAACAGAATGCATTGATGCAAGCTTGTCAATACGGTCCTTTTCAAAGCTAATGTACGATTGTGTTTACTACAATTagcatttttaaatattttcttgCAGTATTCTTTATGTGATCATCGAGAACTTAGAAGTACATATTTCAGATGCACAGAGCCGATTACCTTAATGGAGGTACTGCACTGCATTTGACTATTCTAAATGGACATTCTCGATGCATCCGGATCCTGCTTGTTGACTATATACCCAGTGTTCCAAATTTTTACAATATCCTAAACAAAAGATCCAG carries:
- the LOC141692897 gene encoding E3 ubiquitin-protein ligase XBAT32-like, which gives rise to MKFLSLVSNSFGCSASGERLVSAVRDGDLQEAKALLEYNPRLARYSTFGVRNSPLHYFAAQGHHEIVSLLLESGVDINLRNYREQYSLCDHRELRSTYFRCTEPITLMEVLHCI